The Pseudolabrys sp. FHR47 genome contains a region encoding:
- the cysW gene encoding sulfate ABC transporter permease subunit CysW, giving the protein MVEPAMKSHMIVSPVSETRPVRLTLIGISIFVLVLFLIMPLIAVFAQALGLGIGPALATFRDPDAIAAIKLTLLVAAIAVPCNLVFGVAAAWAIAKFRFRGRALLISLIDLPFSVSPVVAGLVYVLLLGPFTPIGAWFLEDFSVRIIFAVPGVILATIFVTFPFIARELIPLMQDQGTGDEEAALSLGASGWQTFWRVTLPNVKWALLYGVLLCNARAMGEFGAVAVISGKLRGETVTMPLQIELYYQEFRALAQVAAFSLAAVLAGLALVTLAVKTWLEWRYAHQLAATRNGH; this is encoded by the coding sequence ATGGTTGAGCCCGCCATGAAAAGCCACATGATCGTTTCTCCCGTCAGTGAAACACGGCCGGTTCGACTGACGCTGATTGGAATCAGCATCTTCGTGCTGGTGCTGTTCCTGATCATGCCGCTCATCGCGGTGTTCGCGCAGGCGCTTGGTCTGGGCATAGGCCCGGCGCTGGCGACATTCCGGGATCCCGATGCGATTGCCGCGATCAAACTGACGCTGCTGGTCGCGGCGATTGCCGTTCCCTGCAATCTCGTTTTCGGCGTCGCTGCCGCATGGGCCATCGCGAAATTCCGTTTCCGAGGGCGGGCACTGTTGATTTCGTTGATCGACCTGCCTTTTTCGGTGTCGCCGGTCGTCGCCGGTCTCGTCTACGTGCTGCTGCTCGGGCCTTTCACGCCAATCGGTGCCTGGTTTCTCGAGGATTTCAGCGTTCGGATCATCTTTGCCGTACCCGGCGTCATTCTCGCGACGATCTTCGTCACCTTTCCCTTCATCGCGCGCGAACTCATTCCGTTGATGCAAGATCAGGGAACGGGCGATGAGGAGGCCGCCTTGTCACTGGGGGCGTCCGGCTGGCAGACGTTCTGGCGTGTGACTTTGCCTAACGTGAAATGGGCGCTGCTCTATGGCGTCCTGCTTTGCAATGCGCGCGCCATGGGCGAGTTCGGCGCGGTTGCGGTGATCTCCGGAAAGCTCAGGGGTGAGACGGTGACGATGCCGTTGCAGATTGAGCTGTACTATCAGGAGTTCAGGGCGTTGGCGCAGGTGGCTGCTTTCAGCCTCGCGGCGGTGCTTGCCGGGCTTGCGCTTGTAACCCTGGCTGTAAAGACGTGGCTCGAATGGCGCTATGCGCATCAGCTCGCGGCCACCAGAAACGGACATTGA
- a CDS encoding sulfate/molybdate ABC transporter ATP-binding protein has protein sequence MELSIRNVRKEFDRFAALHDVSLDICSGELIALLGPSGSGKTTLLRLIAGLDFPNEGKILFGDEDASFKSVQDRHVGFVFQHYALFRHMTVAENIGFGLSVRPRVSRPPKAEIQRRTLELLDLVQLSGLEKRYPSQLSGGQRQRVALARALAIEPRVLLLDEPFGALDAKVRRELRHWLRELHDKTGHTTVFVTHDQEEALELADRVVVMSQGRIEQVGTADEIYDRPNSPFVFSFIGETSELPVTVEGGKVLFEGHLLDLPPSEVPNGPGWLFLRPNGVNLVPDGPGAIVGTIVSVHRSGGLRRAELLVGKGGHKIEVELPLDTPFDNTSRVPILPRYWQVFPAG, from the coding sequence ATGGAACTCAGTATCAGGAACGTCCGCAAGGAGTTCGACCGGTTTGCGGCGTTGCATGACGTCTCGCTCGATATCTGCTCCGGCGAGTTGATCGCATTGTTAGGGCCTTCCGGCTCCGGCAAGACCACGCTGCTCCGCCTGATTGCAGGGCTCGATTTCCCGAACGAAGGCAAAATTCTGTTTGGCGATGAAGATGCGTCCTTCAAGTCGGTCCAAGATCGCCATGTCGGCTTTGTCTTCCAGCACTACGCGCTGTTCCGTCATATGACGGTGGCGGAGAATATCGGCTTCGGGCTGTCGGTGCGGCCGCGTGTATCGCGCCCGCCAAAGGCTGAGATTCAACGCCGTACGCTGGAGCTGCTCGATCTGGTCCAGCTTTCCGGATTGGAGAAACGCTATCCGAGCCAGCTTTCGGGCGGTCAGCGTCAGCGCGTGGCGTTGGCGCGGGCGCTCGCCATCGAGCCACGCGTGCTGCTGCTCGATGAGCCGTTCGGCGCGCTCGATGCCAAGGTACGGCGCGAACTGCGTCACTGGCTGCGCGAGTTGCACGATAAGACTGGGCATACGACGGTGTTCGTCACCCACGATCAGGAGGAGGCACTGGAGCTCGCCGACCGCGTCGTGGTGATGAGCCAGGGCCGTATCGAGCAGGTCGGCACGGCGGACGAGATTTACGACCGCCCCAATTCGCCTTTCGTATTCTCCTTCATCGGCGAGACAAGCGAATTGCCGGTGACCGTGGAAGGCGGCAAGGTGCTGTTCGAAGGCCATCTGCTCGATCTGCCGCCGAGCGAGGTGCCGAACGGTCCAGGTTGGCTGTTCCTGCGCCCGAACGGCGTCAACCTAGTACCGGATGGCCCAGGAGCGATCGTCGGCACGATCGTGTCGGTTCACCGCAGCGGCGGATTGCGTCGCGCCGAATTGCTGGTCGGGAAAGGCGGACACAAGATCGAAGTCGAGTTACCGCTCGACACGCCGTTCGACAATACGAGCCGCGTCCCCATTCTGCCGCGGTACTGGCAGGTCTTTCCTGCCGGCTGA
- a CDS encoding DUF72 domain-containing protein translates to MAKAYVGVGGWTYEPWRGVFYPKGLPHARELEYAGQHLTSIEVNGTFYSTMKPASFAKWASEVPDGFVFSLKGPRYAVNRRVLAEAGDSIKRFLDSGITELGPKLGPLLWQFAPHKKFDAADFGSFLDLLPDKFDGRALRHVVEVRNDTFKSPEFIALARKKGVAICYAEHETYTEIADITADFVYARLQKGDEKLKAGYPPKALDQWADRARVWVKGGDPADLPRVDKKSAPKKPRDAFIYFIHEAKVKAPAAAMALIERLKS, encoded by the coding sequence ATGGCAAAGGCTTACGTCGGTGTCGGCGGCTGGACCTACGAGCCGTGGCGCGGCGTTTTCTATCCCAAAGGCCTGCCGCATGCGCGCGAACTCGAATATGCGGGGCAACATCTGACCTCGATCGAGGTCAACGGCACCTTCTATTCGACAATGAAGCCGGCCAGTTTCGCCAAATGGGCCTCAGAAGTGCCGGACGGGTTCGTGTTTTCGCTGAAAGGGCCGCGCTATGCGGTCAATCGTCGCGTGCTGGCGGAAGCCGGCGACTCGATCAAACGGTTTCTCGACTCCGGCATCACCGAGCTCGGCCCCAAGCTCGGTCCCCTGCTCTGGCAGTTCGCGCCGCACAAGAAATTCGACGCCGCCGATTTCGGCTCCTTCCTCGATCTGCTGCCGGACAAGTTCGACGGTCGTGCGCTGCGCCATGTCGTCGAGGTGCGCAACGACACTTTCAAATCGCCGGAGTTCATCGCGCTGGCGCGCAAGAAAGGCGTCGCCATCTGCTACGCCGAGCACGAGACCTATACCGAGATCGCCGACATCACCGCCGACTTCGTCTATGCCCGGCTGCAGAAAGGCGATGAAAAGCTCAAGGCCGGCTACCCGCCCAAGGCGCTCGACCAATGGGCCGATCGCGCCAGGGTCTGGGTTAAAGGCGGCGACCCAGCCGACCTGCCGCGCGTCGACAAGAAATCCGCGCCGAAAAAGCCACGCGATGCCTTCATCTACTTCATCCATGAAGCCAAGGTGAAGGCACCGGCCGCAGCGATGGCGCTGATCGAGCGACTGAAAAGCTGA
- a CDS encoding Crp/Fnr family transcriptional regulator: MHFPTSLNDIDFVMLVSAAAVILNIIGYMMKTMIPLRVVAMTTNCLFILWSTLAAIYPTLILNIILFPINALRFWQMKRLIRQVNDAANGDLSLDWLKPFTTKRHFDAGTTLFQKGDPASELHFIMSGRFRVVERGIDIGAGGIIGELGLLEPGKARTATIECIETGETLAVSYDHVMQLYFQNPTFGFYFLQLSTARLFHTIKSLEEENAALRAANARLGSTTSA, encoded by the coding sequence ATGCACTTTCCTACGTCGCTGAACGACATCGACTTTGTCATGCTCGTATCGGCCGCGGCCGTCATCCTCAACATCATCGGCTACATGATGAAGACGATGATCCCGCTGCGCGTCGTGGCGATGACGACCAATTGCCTGTTCATCCTGTGGTCGACGCTGGCCGCGATCTATCCGACACTGATCCTCAACATCATCCTGTTCCCGATCAACGCCCTGCGCTTCTGGCAGATGAAGCGCCTGATCCGTCAGGTCAACGACGCCGCCAATGGCGATCTATCGCTGGATTGGCTCAAGCCGTTCACGACCAAGCGTCACTTCGATGCCGGAACGACCTTGTTTCAGAAGGGCGATCCCGCAAGCGAACTGCACTTCATCATGTCGGGGCGGTTCCGTGTAGTCGAACGCGGCATCGACATCGGCGCTGGCGGCATCATCGGCGAGCTCGGCCTGCTCGAACCCGGCAAGGCCCGCACGGCCACCATCGAATGTATCGAGACCGGCGAGACTTTGGCCGTCTCCTACGATCACGTGATGCAGCTTTATTTCCAGAACCCGACCTTCGGCTTCTACTTCCTGCAACTGTCGACCGCGCGGCTGTTCCACACCATCAAGTCGCTGGAGGAAGAAAACGCGGCGCTACGCGCCGCCAATGCGCGGCTCGGTTCCACGACCTCGGCGTAA
- the groL gene encoding chaperonin GroEL (60 kDa chaperone family; promotes refolding of misfolded polypeptides especially under stressful conditions; forms two stacked rings of heptamers to form a barrel-shaped 14mer; ends can be capped by GroES; misfolded proteins enter the barrel where they are refolded when GroES binds): MAAKDVKFSVDARDRMLRGVDILANAVKVTLGPKGRNVVIDKSFGAPRITKDGVTVAKEIELEDKFENMGAQMVREVASKTNDLAGDGTTTATVLAQAIVKEGSKAVAAGMNPMDLKRGVDLAVEAIVEHLKANSKKVTSNEEIAQVGTISANGDSEIGKFLAEAMKKVGNEGVITVEEAKSLDTELDVVEGMQFDRGYISPYFVTNADKMRVEMDDPYILIYEKKLSGLQELLPLLEAVVQTGKPLLIVAEDIEGEALATLVVNKLRGGLKVAAVKAPGFGDRRKAMLQDIAILTGGQAISEDLGIKLENVTINMLGRAKKVSIDKENTTIVNGAGKKADIEARVQQIKAQIEETTSDYDREKLQERLAKLAGGVAVIRVGGATEVEVKERKDRVDDAMHATRAAVEEGIVPGGGVALLRSVEALKKIKTQNEDQKHGVEIVRKAIQAPARQIALNAGEDGSVIVGKILEKDQYSYGFDAQNAEYGNMLTKGIIDPTKVVRCAIQDAASVAGLLITTEAMVAELPPKKGAGGAPAGMPGGMGGMDF; this comes from the coding sequence ATGGCTGCCAAAGACGTCAAATTCTCCGTCGACGCGCGCGACCGCATGCTGCGCGGCGTCGATATCCTCGCCAACGCCGTGAAGGTCACGCTCGGTCCGAAGGGCCGCAACGTCGTGATCGACAAGTCGTTCGGCGCCCCGCGCATCACCAAGGACGGCGTCACCGTCGCCAAGGAGATCGAGCTCGAGGACAAGTTCGAGAACATGGGCGCGCAGATGGTCCGCGAGGTCGCCTCGAAGACCAATGATCTCGCCGGCGACGGCACCACCACCGCGACCGTCCTCGCCCAGGCGATCGTCAAGGAAGGTTCGAAGGCGGTTGCCGCCGGCATGAACCCGATGGATTTGAAGCGCGGCGTCGACCTCGCCGTCGAAGCCATCGTCGAACACCTCAAGGCCAACTCCAAGAAGGTCACATCGAACGAGGAAATCGCCCAGGTCGGCACCATCTCGGCCAACGGCGACAGCGAAATCGGCAAGTTCCTTGCCGAAGCGATGAAGAAGGTCGGCAACGAAGGCGTCATCACCGTTGAGGAAGCCAAGTCCCTCGACACCGAACTCGACGTCGTCGAAGGCATGCAGTTCGACCGCGGCTACATCTCGCCCTACTTCGTCACCAACGCCGACAAGATGCGCGTTGAAATGGACGACCCCTACATCCTGATCTACGAAAAGAAGCTGTCGGGCCTGCAGGAACTGCTGCCGCTGCTCGAAGCCGTGGTGCAGACCGGCAAGCCGCTGCTCATCGTTGCCGAGGACATCGAAGGCGAAGCCCTCGCCACCCTCGTCGTCAACAAGCTGCGCGGCGGCCTCAAGGTCGCGGCCGTCAAGGCGCCGGGCTTCGGCGATCGCCGCAAGGCCATGCTGCAGGACATCGCGATCCTGACCGGCGGCCAGGCGATCTCGGAAGACCTCGGCATCAAGCTCGAGAACGTGACGATCAACATGCTCGGCCGCGCCAAGAAGGTGTCGATCGACAAGGAGAACACCACGATCGTCAACGGCGCCGGCAAGAAGGCCGACATCGAGGCGCGCGTTCAGCAGATCAAGGCGCAGATCGAGGAAACCACCTCGGACTACGACCGCGAGAAGCTGCAGGAGCGTCTGGCCAAGCTCGCCGGCGGCGTCGCGGTGATCCGCGTCGGCGGCGCGACCGAGGTCGAGGTGAAGGAGCGCAAGGATCGCGTCGATGACGCGATGCATGCGACCCGCGCCGCGGTCGAGGAAGGCATCGTGCCGGGCGGCGGCGTCGCGCTGCTGCGTTCGGTCGAGGCCCTCAAGAAGATCAAGACCCAGAACGAAGACCAGAAGCACGGTGTCGAGATCGTCCGCAAGGCGATCCAGGCCCCGGCCCGCCAGATCGCCCTCAACGCGGGCGAGGACGGTTCGGTCATCGTCGGCAAGATCCTCGAGAAGGATCAGTATTCCTACGGCTTCGACGCCCAGAACGCGGAATACGGCAACATGCTCACCAAGGGCATCATCGACCCGACGAAGGTCGTGCGCTGCGCGATCCAGGACGCGGCGTCGGTCGCGGGCCTGCTGATCACCACTGAGGCGATGGTTGCCGAACTGCCGCCGAAGAAGGGCGCCGGTGGCGCTCCGGCCGGCATGCCGGGCGGCATGGGTGGCATGGACTTCTAA
- a CDS encoding co-chaperone GroES, producing the protein MKFRPLHDRVVVKRIDAEQKTAGGIIIPDSAQEKPSQGEVIAVGPGGRDESGKLTPIDVKVGDIVLFGKWSGTEVKIDGQDLLIMKESDIMGVLEGVAAKKKAA; encoded by the coding sequence ATGAAGTTCCGCCCGCTTCACGACCGTGTCGTCGTCAAGCGCATCGACGCCGAGCAGAAGACCGCCGGCGGCATCATCATCCCCGATAGCGCGCAGGAAAAGCCGAGCCAGGGCGAAGTCATCGCCGTCGGCCCGGGCGGCCGCGACGAAAGCGGCAAGCTCACCCCGATCGACGTCAAGGTCGGCGACATCGTGCTGTTCGGCAAGTGGTCGGGCACCGAGGTCAAGATCGACGGTCAGGATCTCCTGATCATGAAAGAGTCCGACATCATGGGCGTCCTCGAGGGCGTCGCGGCCAAGAAGAAGGCCGCCTAA
- a CDS encoding usg protein, with the protein MGSTVSSDFVRQVEGYGLTTAHILYRRPDHRWLLQSYVWQAYDLFPKFPELQRFLDFWQAKLEGPLHSVQVAHCKLIKPAEMRSVNGEFVLH; encoded by the coding sequence ATGGGTTCGACGGTTTCGAGTGACTTTGTCAGGCAGGTCGAGGGCTACGGGCTGACCACGGCGCACATCCTTTACCGCCGCCCCGATCATCGCTGGTTGCTGCAATCCTATGTCTGGCAGGCCTACGACCTGTTTCCCAAGTTTCCCGAGCTGCAGCGGTTTCTCGATTTCTGGCAGGCGAAGCTCGAGGGGCCGCTACACTCCGTCCAGGTCGCGCACTGCAAGCTGATCAAGCCGGCGGAGATGCGCAGCGTGAACGGCGAGTTCGTGCTGCATTAA
- a CDS encoding MFS transporter: protein MPVNDQLSRYGLLLGNFATGLSVLAPAGMLAILADGLNVGIRDAGLLVTFGAIVLCIGSPVVAWLTTRIDRRTLLVTTLAVMAAGQAAMALAPNYGTVLALRLAMLAVAAVFTPQAASAIGLMVSDRARPGAITFIFLGWSLAVAAGLPLITLIAAYAGWRGAFAFSAFASLVPCIMLAIALPRRLIGPPLSLGSFVLLMRNAKIPMLLTITILFIGGQFMVFVYLGPLLSQLAGASHGTIGMIFALYGVMGFVGNIVATRIVGRLGGWKTSVIFLSCNLLGLLLWSAGAGVLALMTAGMFFLGLGFSASNSIQQARLVQAAPELASASVALNTSGVYVGQAIGSGLGGALFSAGLLRELGMVGVIFVAMAIVIWALTRDRTVRVSVP, encoded by the coding sequence ATGCCCGTCAACGATCAACTCTCTCGCTACGGGCTGCTGCTCGGCAATTTCGCGACGGGCCTGTCGGTGCTGGCGCCGGCCGGCATGCTGGCGATCCTCGCCGACGGTCTCAATGTCGGCATCCGCGACGCCGGCTTGCTGGTGACCTTCGGCGCTATCGTCCTGTGCATCGGCTCGCCGGTGGTGGCCTGGCTGACGACGCGCATCGACCGGCGCACGCTCCTCGTGACAACGCTGGCAGTGATGGCGGCGGGGCAGGCGGCCATGGCGCTGGCGCCCAACTACGGCACCGTGCTGGCGCTGCGTCTGGCGATGCTGGCGGTCGCCGCCGTGTTCACGCCGCAAGCGGCGAGTGCGATCGGCCTGATGGTGTCCGACCGCGCCCGTCCCGGTGCGATCACCTTCATCTTTCTCGGCTGGTCCCTGGCGGTGGCCGCCGGCCTGCCGCTCATCACTTTGATCGCGGCTTATGCCGGATGGCGCGGGGCTTTCGCGTTCTCGGCTTTCGCGTCGCTGGTGCCGTGCATCATGCTGGCCATCGCATTGCCACGGCGGCTGATCGGACCGCCACTGTCGCTTGGCAGCTTCGTGCTGCTGATGCGCAACGCCAAGATTCCGATGCTGCTCACGATCACCATCCTGTTCATCGGCGGCCAGTTCATGGTCTTCGTTTATCTCGGGCCGCTGCTCAGCCAACTCGCCGGCGCCAGCCACGGGACCATCGGCATGATCTTCGCGCTGTATGGCGTGATGGGTTTCGTCGGCAATATTGTCGCAACGCGGATCGTCGGCCGGCTCGGCGGCTGGAAAACGTCGGTGATATTCCTGAGCTGCAATCTTCTCGGACTTCTGTTGTGGAGCGCCGGCGCCGGTGTGCTGGCATTGATGACAGCGGGCATGTTTTTTCTGGGGCTCGGCTTTTCTGCCAGCAACTCAATTCAGCAGGCGCGGCTGGTGCAGGCGGCGCCCGAGCTTGCCAGTGCGTCGGTCGCGCTCAACACCAGTGGCGTTTACGTCGGCCAGGCCATCGGTTCCGGCCTCGGCGGCGCCCTGTTCAGCGCCGGATTGTTGCGCGAGCTCGGTATGGTCGGCGTCATCTTCGTCGCGATGGCCATCGTCATCTGGGCGCTGACGCGCGATCGTACGGTGCGCGTTTCGGTACCGTGA
- a CDS encoding DUF2336 domain-containing protein: protein MPYEIASLNDPSFTLADDLASLAAERSSDKRVELLRRIAEAYATHAEPPVATERYLFNEVISKLVDKLRGSHRVIASDTLAAMKNLPDDLVRSLASDADIAVAQPMIRDYKTMPEPILVDIARTGSQEHLRVIAARDQVTPPVTDVVVERGDNTVVGILAANNGAQFSDAGMRRLVGKAREDRHLQALLVDRKDLSLTAVEYLLPMINEELARRLCANAARANNAAVKTYLAEWLAERKKNAERTDAYIAGIRKGDLNAGDVLRGLFAQGRLCDAATVLASVLSLDRDYTFGVLAGSNLQSALLLMRAATLSWPVVEAFLKLREAKSAEYEYRTPPTRAQYLTLDAGAAQRVVRFAKVRQVTAAAN from the coding sequence ATGCCGTACGAAATTGCGTCGCTGAACGACCCGTCATTCACGCTCGCCGACGACCTGGCGAGCCTCGCCGCCGAACGTTCATCGGACAAGCGAGTCGAACTGCTCAGACGGATCGCGGAGGCCTACGCGACGCACGCCGAGCCGCCCGTGGCGACGGAGCGTTATCTCTTCAACGAGGTCATCTCCAAGCTGGTCGACAAGCTCCGCGGTTCGCATCGCGTCATCGCGTCGGACACGCTCGCTGCGATGAAGAACTTGCCCGACGATTTGGTGCGTTCGCTGGCGAGCGATGCCGACATCGCCGTGGCGCAGCCGATGATCCGCGATTACAAGACCATGCCGGAGCCCATCCTGGTCGATATCGCCCGCACCGGCTCCCAGGAACATCTGCGTGTCATTGCCGCCCGCGACCAAGTGACGCCGCCGGTGACGGATGTCGTGGTCGAGCGCGGCGACAACACCGTTGTCGGCATTCTCGCCGCCAACAACGGCGCGCAGTTCTCCGACGCCGGCATGCGCCGCCTGGTCGGCAAAGCCAGGGAAGACCGCCATCTGCAAGCTCTGCTGGTCGATCGCAAGGATCTCTCGCTGACCGCGGTCGAGTATTTGCTGCCGATGATCAACGAGGAACTGGCGCGGCGGCTATGCGCCAACGCGGCCCGGGCGAACAATGCCGCGGTAAAAACGTATCTGGCCGAATGGCTCGCCGAGCGGAAGAAGAATGCCGAACGGACCGATGCCTATATCGCCGGGATCCGCAAGGGCGATCTCAACGCCGGCGATGTGCTGCGTGGGCTGTTCGCTCAAGGGAGGCTTTGCGACGCGGCGACCGTGCTGGCATCGGTGCTGTCGCTCGACCGGGATTATACATTCGGCGTGCTGGCGGGCAGCAATTTGCAATCCGCATTGCTGCTGATGCGCGCCGCGACTTTGTCATGGCCAGTCGTGGAGGCGTTCCTGAAGCTGCGCGAAGCCAAGTCCGCGGAATACGAGTACCGGACGCCGCCGACGCGGGCGCAATATCTGACGCTCGACGCCGGCGCCGCGCAAAGGGTGGTCCGTTTCGCCAAGGTGCGTCAGGTGACTGCCGCGGCCAACTAG
- a CDS encoding SDR family oxidoreductase encodes MTAKIALVTGAGTGVGRAVAIALAKAGYNVVLAGRRKEPLDAVAAEINAIGQQALAVPTDVSQRQSILDLFAKTKASFGRLDVLFNNAGIGAPPVPLEELPFETWQNVVNTNLTGMFLCTQEAIKIMKSQNPQGGRIINNGSISAHAPRPFSVAYTATKHAVTGLTKSTSLDTRKYNICCGQVDIGNAITPMTERMAQGEGVPQANGTMMVEPRMNADNVGAAVVYMASLPLDANVLFMTVMANNMPFVGRG; translated from the coding sequence ATGACCGCCAAGATCGCTCTCGTCACCGGTGCCGGCACCGGCGTCGGCCGCGCCGTGGCCATCGCACTGGCCAAGGCCGGCTATAATGTGGTGCTGGCGGGCCGGCGCAAGGAACCGCTCGACGCGGTCGCCGCCGAGATTAACGCCATCGGCCAGCAGGCGCTCGCCGTGCCGACCGACGTGTCGCAGCGTCAGTCCATCCTCGACCTCTTTGCCAAGACCAAGGCCAGCTTCGGCCGCCTCGACGTGCTGTTCAACAATGCCGGCATCGGCGCACCGCCGGTGCCGCTGGAAGAACTGCCGTTCGAGACTTGGCAGAACGTCGTGAACACGAACCTGACCGGCATGTTCCTGTGCACACAGGAAGCCATCAAGATCATGAAGAGCCAGAATCCTCAAGGCGGCCGCATCATCAACAACGGCTCGATCTCGGCGCATGCGCCGCGGCCGTTCTCGGTCGCCTACACCGCGACCAAGCACGCGGTCACGGGCCTGACCAAGTCGACCTCGCTCGACACCCGCAAGTACAACATCTGCTGCGGCCAGGTGGACATCGGCAACGCCATCACGCCGATGACCGAACGCATGGCGCAGGGCGAAGGCGTGCCGCAAGCGAACGGCACCATGATGGTGGAGCCGCGCATGAACGCCGACAATGTCGGCGCCGCGGTGGTCTACATGGCGAGCCTGCCCCTCGACGCCAACGTCCTGTTCATGACGGTGATGGCCAACAATATGCCCTTCGTCGGACGCGGCTAG